The Arachis ipaensis cultivar K30076 chromosome B03, Araip1.1, whole genome shotgun sequence region TTCATGCTCCCAACCCCACCACTTTCCTCATTCTTCACCATTGTTGGACCACAACaaactttcaaaaaaatttaaagaaaatgccAAGAAGACCAAAAATTAAAGAAGTAAATCAACCAGAACTTCATATTGTTAATTATCTTGGGCATCCaaattatgtaagtttttattttttaataatctgatttaataataataatagtgataaTATTAGATTTTATTAGCAATATATATTATAATGGCACTAAGTAGAGATTAATCATGTATGTGTGTATGATTTTATTGTTAGGTGGttagaaatagaaattaaaataggaattaatcatgtatgtatgtatgtatgatatGGTAAGTTCTACTGTTAAATTGGATTTTTCTTATGGTTATTggttaaaataaaatgaaagaatgaatgaatgtgatgaatgtaaagaatgaatgaatgaaagaagaaggagaatgagatCTGTACATATTAGATTAGAGTAGATATTGatatattgttgttattattagtaTTAGTAATTgagtttaataaattattatgattaataataaaaatttaataaattattttatttatgatcattaataattaaattttaattcagTAAAATTTAGACAATAAATTAGTAATAACTAAAGTTAGATTAGGAAATTAGTATGCTGTGTTATGAGGAATAATACATGTATCAGAAGTTTCTCCCTCCACTATGGCAAATGCAATAGGTACGATGTTGTTATTACCATCTTGTGAGACTGCAACCAATAAACAACCCTTGTTTTTTCCATACAAATGAGTTTTGTCTATCTGCACCACTGGCTTGCAGTGTCTGAAGGCCCTTATACAAGGGTAATAACTCCAAAAGACTCTATGTAGTACACGTATATCAGGAACCAAATCATCCCCCTGGTAAGCAAGCATTGTTTCAAAGTAAACCACTGCTGATGGATCCTTGTGACACATGACCTCAAACCATATGGGCAAAGCTTCATACGATACTTCCCAACCTCCGAAAATTGATTCCACCGCCTGCTGCTTTGCTAACCAAGCCTTGCGATAACTGATGGTGTAGTTAAACTTTGACTGGACTTCAGCAATGACTGATTTCACCTTTATAGACGGGTTAACCTCTACCAACGGCTTAATTACTTCTGCAACTGTCTTGGAATCCAGCTTCGAATGGTCTTGAGAAATAGTAGACCTGGTACAAGTGTGACTTCCATTGTACCTCCTTATCTTCCAACAGTACTTCTTCTGCATTTTGGTAATCCTGATCAACCAGTCACAACCATTGTCATATTCTGTACATTTGGCATAGAATGTCATCGGTTCCGACTCATATACCCGATAGTCTACACCTCTCCggatggtataatctttcatTGCCTTGATTACTGCCTCTCTTGAACTGAATTCCATCCCACTGCGAACTCACCATCCGCCACAACAGGAAGCGCTCCATACATCAAAAGTAATAAATCCTTTAATATGAACTCAGTAATAAATCATTTATTACAACTCAATTAATAAACACACTTTACTATGTAAGATCataatagtatttttttttcgctattctATATACGTAAAGAACAACTAAATATAATTCATAACAAAgaactattaattaataaaaaaatcaaatgctATGATCACAAATGACTATCCACATATCACATATATTACTCATCTGACTTATTAATCTGCTACTTCAGAGTTTCACATAGCTATCTAGCTTTACGCACCTGCATTCATATATTGCGAAAACTCCAGTGCGTGCATAGCCTCCAAATCCAATGACTGCATGAAAGAAGGCTCCTGAAACGGATGTGGGTTTGCTAGTGCATTTGCAACTTCCGCCACATCTGCATTCATGGTGCCGCCagcttcatcttcatcttcacctAGACCAACGATCTCAtagttactttcaaattcatcctcgctttcactattataatcttccaATTCAATGTTACGGTCCGCTTCAGATTGTTCAAACTCAATATACAACTCGATGCACGACATTCGGTGGCAATTTtccatatacattgaaaatatttCATGCATACTCGCTTCTTCCGTCACGTACTTGGTCTGAAATTGAACGAACCCACCAAACACGGACAAAAGGATACCTGTACAAAATACACGATACTCTCCTAGATCTTTGAGAAtccatcttctcacaaatcacacctttcAATTCCTCAAATGACAATGTGAACGGAATAACAACATCTAATGGATTTTCACACACAAATTGAACTCCCTCATATGTTTGCGATAAAATCTGCCCGTAACAATAAATCTTCAACACAACTCTATCATCCATAACAGTATACGTACTTGACTATTCTCAATCTCACTTAAATTTATTCTAcaagaatgaaggagaagaatgagagaagaggaagaacatCAGCTGAGACCGGCGATGAAGAAATGGGGCTTCTGTGATTTTTTTCCATTTTATGTATGCACTTACAGGCAAATCGGACGGACCGACCGCGTGCTATCATTTTGAATTTTTTGCGCATCACAAATCGCTGGGTCCGATTGGTGCACTCccagattaaaaaaaatatttggccACCAGAAATCGGTGGGTCCGATTACTGCACTCTTCGTTTTAAAAAATTGGACACCCAGAAATTGGTGGGTCCGATTTCATGCAAACTAAATTTCTCCCTTCACACaaatcggtgggtccgatttGTGTTCCTTCCTCTCTCTGCTTGAAATCGGTCGGACCGATTTCTTCCCCTCCCCCCCTCCCAGATTTCTAAAAGCAACGCCGTCATAACAGTATAATTCACCCCTAATGATCATAACCCAGCATAACTCACACCactaaatcatataaaaaaaatcagccTCATAGAGGAGGTATGAGATCATAAAgccagaaaaaaatattttttttttcaaaaaaaatacttACTTGTCGTCGTAGTATTTTTGCAGCTATACGCACCACCTAAAAAAGTCCAAGCTCTCATATTTCTTGATTATCCCGAAGATATCCGAGTTATACCTCATTTGAAGTGATTTGGTAACAATAAAACTAATTTTAAGAAATATGAACgataaataaacttttaaataatttaaaaatatggtaaaagtaaaaaatattatgttattttataaataacaaataatttttatatttaacaaaTAATTTGTNNNNNNNNNNNNNNNNNNNNNNNNNNNNNNNNNNNNNNNNNNNNNNNNNNNNNNNNNNNNNNNNNNNNNNNNNNNNNNNNNNNNNNNNNNNNNNNNNNNNNNNNNNNNNNNNNNNCAAAAtatgatctttaaatttttttttaaaaatatatatttaatattttattatattttgtaatatttttaaatattttaaaaatttatttatcatttgtatttttttagtttttttttgtcaGTAATATATACTTTTAATTTTGGATACCATtgttagtttattcatttttttgTCTCTAACTAATAGATTGTTGCATGTACAATGCGAGATTTGACTCAATACTTAATTAAACGGACTAGTGAACTAATCGCTaaaccaacccaacttggttaaTAAAATCTTTGTTATTCACCTAATTAGTAATTATAATCTTCACCAAATAAATTTTCTTACATATACATGTCTTCTTAAAACAAGTTTTTTTTCGTTCAACAAACAGCTTTTCGTTTTGGGCTGTACCTTTTCTTTGTCAGTGATTTCTCGATTGGGCCTATCGGGGCCAATAGTGGGTTTAGTAAGGCACGTGCGGGAACAGAAGCTTCTGGGTCCGTCGGAGACAGTTTCTGAACGGAGAGATCTGCATTCGGAATTCTGAATTTTGCAGTAGGGTTTGGGTTTTGTTTGCACTACCTCTCTCGATCCTTACAATTAGCAATGTCTTCTCCCGCTGAgtaattttctcttcttcttgttcttcttctttaattattGTTTTTCAGAACTATCATCGAGTAACTGAACTAATATTGACACCGGAATTTTCCATTTATAATTGCATTTGGACGAttatatatgcaattttgatCGGTAAATCGGCAATTTGTTCCGATCAGTTTGTTTATCTAATAAAATTGAATGATTCAATTCATTTTTTCAGGTGGTATCACTCGCTTCCACCCATAAGCAAGGCTTATGGCACTGCTTGTGTGTTCGCTACCGCAGCTTATCATCTCGGATTGTATCGTCTGCCTTACATTGCATTAATATACGAAGACGTCTTCTATAGGTTTCAGGTCAGAGTTCCACTCCATCGTTTGTAATACCGAAATTGGAATATTCTATTGTTGCATTCATGCCTTTGATGTCTAGAGAATGTGATCAATAGCACCTCCTATCTTATTTATGTTCCGATACTTGTGGAGAAAGAGGTTTGGCATTGGTGCTGCAGTACATTATTGTATTAGGTAGCAACAGTTTGAGATGAGGACATGAAAATTGCCTTGATATGTGAGTTGTTGGTCAATAAGTAGTCCAGTCGGAGTCTTACCATTGAAATTGATAAGCAACTTGATTTTACTAAGTTCTAACATGCTTCTTAGATGCTTGTCTGATAACTTTATTGTTTTGTTTTCCTTCTTTGCTAGAATCAAACTATTTAATGAACTTGTGTAACACCATATTTTTTAAGGTCTGGAGGCTGGTCACAAACTTCTTTTTCCTTGGACCGTTCTCTATCAATTTTGGGATTCGTCTCTTAATGATGTAAGTAGTTAAATAATTTGGTTCAGTGCACAACCATGGTTTTATACTTTCCAGTATATAACAAGTGGGTGATTGAATctcattaaaatataaaataattcccATAATCTACAGAGCAAGGTATGGTGTCCAACTTGAGAAGGGACCATTTGAAAGGCGGACTGCTGATTTCTTGTGGATGATGATATTTGGAGCCTTGGTGCTATTGGTATGTGGGATGTTTTATGtatctgttttcattttctgctACATGTGGTGCTTGAATATTGAAAGTGTTGCAGCTTTATTTTGTAGAAGGTACAATATAAAGCTATAGAAAGAAAAGATGACAAACTATGATCGATCTAATTTATTTTGATCTGTCTTCCACATATTAGTCACTCGGTCCCCCATGTCTTAAAGTATAAACTATGCATGATCTGGCCTTAACAAGTAAGGAATGATTAGAATTGTTTGGAAATGGCCAGTGTTAACTGAAACATGGGTAGGAATTTTACAATATGACATTAGGTACTTGATGGTTGAAGATTTATTGAAGGCTAGGGGATCAGAGATTCTGAAGCATGTTGGATAGGATTTTTAATGAAGAGTTATACTTGCTATAGAAAAGTAACAATATGTTTGAGTGGAAAAGAGAATTAGCGCCCGTTTAGATAAATTCATAAGttactttttttaacttttaacttatgaaaaggtatagtattaatgtctggtacaattttcaaaatcaaattgcaactttctaaaaagctattttagtgcttatagagaagttaaaaaaaaatgacttctcataataaaaaactttttatcactcttctcttaaaataagcacttttagaactaaaaaaccaaacataaaataacttatttataagttacttttaatataaacatttattatttaagctattttttcaaaaggAGCTTAATTAGAGTTTATAAAAACCTATAGGAAATGTAAATTTTAGTGAAATGATAATTATAAGAGTGCTGCTGTCTTCGGTGCACTAAGATGTTGTGTTTAATTGTTGTAAAATTGTATAAGCTACCTTCCCAACTTTGCCTCTGATGGACTCATTATTCTTTTTAATCTTATTTCCTGGACAGTCTTTgtctgccatcccctttctttgGGACCCTTTTTTGGCAGTATCACTTGTTTTTATGCTCGTTTATGTTTGGAGTAGAGAATTCCCAAATGCCCAAATCAACATATATGGACTTGTTCAACTTAAGGTAATCTTTCGAATT contains the following coding sequences:
- the LOC107632885 gene encoding uncharacterized protein LOC107632885; translation: MEFSSREAVIKAMKDYTIRRGVDYRVYESEPMTFYAKCTEYDNGCDWLIRITKMQKKYCWKIRRYNGSHTCTRSTISQDHSKLDSKTVAEVIKPLVEVNPSIKVKSVIAEVQSKFNYTISYRKAWLAKQQAVESIFGGWEVSYEALPIWFEVMCHKDPSAVVYFETMLAYQGDDLVPDIRVLHRVFWSYYPCIRAFRHCKPVVQIDKTHLYGKNKGCLLVAVSQDGNNNIVPIAFAIVEGETSDTCIIPHNTAY
- the LOC107630199 gene encoding derlin-1, with protein sequence MSSPAEWYHSLPPISKAYGTACVFATAAYHLGLYRLPYIALIYEDVFYRFQVWRLVTNFFFLGPFSINFGIRLLMIARYGVQLEKGPFERRTADFLWMMIFGALVLLSLSAIPFLWDPFLAVSLVFMLVYVWSREFPNAQINIYGLVQLKAFYLPWAMLALDVIFGSPLTADLLGIIAGHLYYFLTVLHPLASGKYILKTPAWVDKLVARRRIGAPVARPMSRGQPVNNTPQDSSSGVAFRGRSYRLGG